The following proteins are co-located in the Pedobacter sp. FW305-3-2-15-E-R2A2 genome:
- a CDS encoding DinB family protein, with protein sequence MTPDHLNTATATNAITYLMRNYVAYNAWANTTLINWLRTYPEEVLEKEVRSSFSGIKPTILHIWQTQAYWLSVIKKEAFEPEAEFQGTIEDAFVTLIQQSEEFSSYVNQMMAESIEENNLVVNPWFNCDFANFEYIQQVMNHSTYHRGQLTTISHHLGLTGAPMTDYNYYNIYGKKKDS encoded by the coding sequence ATGACACCTGACCACCTTAACACCGCAACAGCTACAAATGCAATCACTTATTTAATGAGGAATTATGTGGCTTATAACGCCTGGGCAAACACCACGCTGATCAATTGGCTGAGAACTTATCCTGAAGAAGTATTGGAGAAAGAAGTGCGGTCAAGCTTTTCAGGCATTAAACCGACCATACTTCACATTTGGCAAACACAGGCGTACTGGTTGTCGGTGATTAAAAAAGAAGCCTTCGAGCCGGAGGCTGAATTCCAGGGAACGATAGAAGATGCTTTTGTGACGCTCATTCAGCAGTCTGAAGAATTCTCCAGTTATGTGAATCAAATGATGGCAGAGTCCATTGAAGAAAATAACCTCGTGGTCAATCCATGGTTTAATTGTGACTTCGCCAACTTTGAATACATCCAGCAGGTGATGAACCACAGTACTTACCATCGGGGACAGCTGACCACGATTTCACATCACCTTGGCTTAACCGGTGCACCGATGACGGATTATAATTATTACAATATCTACGGTAAGAAAAAAGACAGTTAA
- a CDS encoding cbb3-type cytochrome c oxidase subunit I, whose protein sequence is MIAKQFLITAIFMAVIAMLMSVLFRLQLAWPDKEFPILEVLLGNWAEGGRIKPDFYLAMVTIHGTIMIFFVLTSGLSGTFSNLLIPLQIGARDMASPLMNMLSYWFFLVACLVMLGSCFVETGPASAGWTVYPPLSVLPKAISGSGLGMTLWLVSIIIFIISGVMGNVNYISTVLNMRTRGMSMWRLPLTVWSLFLTAVMALLSFPVLTGAVILLIFDRSMGTSFYLSDIVMGTQVLPNEGGSPILWQHLFWFLGHPEVYIVIMPALGLTSEVISNNARKPIFGYHAMVYSLIGIVILSFIVWGHHMFVTGMNPFLGGVFMITTLIIAVPSAVKTFNYLATLWRGNIRFTPAMMFAIGLVSFFISGGMTGIYLGNAVLDINLHDTYFVVGHFHLVMGSAAVFGMLAGVYHWFPKMFGRMMNEKLGYLHFWVTFACAYLVFFPMYFLGLDGVPRRYYAFTEFEFMQKWMSVNVLITWAAIIAALVQVAFLYNFFYSIFRGKKATQNPWDSNTLEWTTPVEHIHGNWPGELPVVHRWAYDYSKPGHEEDFIMQTVPFSQTMSSNQAHDLENNAELMAIQEEYERQQKNL, encoded by the coding sequence ATGATCGCCAAGCAGTTCCTGATCACTGCGATCTTTATGGCGGTGATTGCCATGCTGATGTCCGTTCTTTTCCGGTTACAGCTGGCCTGGCCGGACAAAGAATTTCCCATTCTGGAAGTGTTATTGGGAAACTGGGCGGAAGGAGGACGCATCAAACCGGACTTTTACCTGGCCATGGTGACCATCCATGGAACGATCATGATCTTTTTTGTGCTGACCAGCGGATTGAGCGGAACCTTTAGTAACCTGCTGATCCCTTTACAGATTGGCGCCAGAGATATGGCTTCTCCTTTGATGAACATGCTTTCCTATTGGTTTTTCCTGGTTGCCTGTCTCGTGATGCTGGGTTCTTGTTTTGTGGAAACAGGGCCTGCAAGTGCAGGATGGACGGTTTATCCGCCATTGTCGGTATTGCCCAAAGCGATTTCCGGCTCAGGATTGGGGATGACCCTTTGGCTGGTCAGCATCATTATCTTTATCATCTCCGGAGTGATGGGGAACGTTAACTATATCAGTACTGTGCTGAACATGAGAACCAGAGGGATGAGCATGTGGCGGCTGCCGTTGACCGTATGGTCACTTTTCCTGACTGCGGTGATGGCCTTATTGTCTTTTCCGGTATTAACCGGGGCGGTGATCCTGCTGATCTTTGACAGAAGTATGGGGACCAGTTTCTACCTTTCTGATATCGTGATGGGTACCCAGGTATTGCCGAATGAAGGTGGATCACCGATTCTGTGGCAACACCTGTTCTGGTTCCTTGGCCATCCGGAAGTATATATTGTGATCATGCCGGCATTGGGGCTCACCTCGGAAGTGATCTCTAACAACGCGCGGAAACCGATCTTTGGATACCATGCGATGGTCTATTCCCTGATCGGAATTGTGATCTTATCCTTTATCGTATGGGGGCATCATATGTTTGTGACGGGGATGAATCCCTTTCTGGGTGGGGTGTTTATGATCACCACGTTGATCATTGCCGTTCCTTCTGCGGTAAAGACCTTCAACTATCTGGCTACGCTATGGAGGGGAAACATCAGGTTTACACCAGCTATGATGTTTGCGATTGGCTTGGTTTCTTTCTTTATTTCAGGAGGGATGACCGGGATTTATCTGGGAAATGCAGTCCTGGACATCAACCTGCATGATACTTATTTTGTGGTTGGCCATTTCCATCTCGTGATGGGCTCAGCAGCCGTATTTGGGATGCTGGCAGGAGTTTACCATTGGTTCCCGAAAATGTTCGGGCGGATGATGAATGAAAAATTAGGCTACCTCCATTTCTGGGTTACTTTTGCCTGTGCATACCTTGTTTTCTTTCCCATGTACTTTTTAGGATTGGACGGCGTGCCGAGAAGGTATTATGCTTTTACAGAATTTGAATTCATGCAGAAATGGATGTCGGTCAACGTGTTGATCACCTGGGCTGCCATCATTGCAGCACTGGTACAGGTGGCCTTTCTGTATAATTTCTTCTATTCTATTTTCAGAGGTAAGAAAGCAACGCAAAATCCATGGGATTCCAATACCCTGGAATGGACTACTCCGGTAGAACACATTCATGGAAACTGGCCTGGAGAGCTGCCGGTGGTTCACCGCTGGGCTTACGATTACAGCAAGCCCGGACATGAGGAAGATTTTATCATGCAAACGGTTCCTTTTTCCCAGACGATGTCTTCCAATCAGGCACATGACCTGGAAAACAATGCAGAGCTGATGGCGATTCAGGAGGAATACGAGCGGCAGCAAAAAAATCTTTAG
- a CDS encoding AraC family transcriptional regulator: MIKQIPVLDCCTLSGYKEDELLVDHLANYLHQHSSLAFPHRHNFYHLVLFTSGSGTHSIDFTRFEVRPMHIYFMVPGQIHTWEFEGNPDGYVINFSREFFQSLLLRPDFLNGFTFLNGIAQDGAFQIPAHLEAEMTAFFERIYEQVNREKPLQKDLVSVMLLYVFMRMEQQLSPAEKHKFPVYNYTLLRNFQKLIEQHFTNLRLPKDYADLLYITPNHLNALCKEYLGMQAGEVIRNRILLEAKRLLVSQDMTISEISDELSFNDNSYFTKFFKKLVGMTPEEFRKNKA, from the coding sequence ATGATAAAACAGATTCCGGTTCTCGACTGCTGTACCTTATCCGGTTATAAAGAGGATGAACTGCTGGTAGATCATCTTGCCAACTACCTGCACCAACACAGCAGCCTTGCCTTTCCACACCGGCATAATTTTTACCATCTGGTTTTGTTTACTTCCGGATCGGGCACACATTCTATCGACTTTACCCGCTTTGAGGTACGGCCAATGCACATTTATTTTATGGTTCCCGGGCAAATCCATACCTGGGAATTTGAAGGGAACCCTGATGGTTATGTGATTAATTTCAGCAGGGAATTCTTTCAGTCTTTATTGCTGAGGCCTGATTTCTTAAATGGCTTTACCTTTTTGAATGGCATTGCACAAGATGGTGCTTTTCAGATTCCTGCTCATCTGGAAGCAGAAATGACTGCTTTTTTTGAGCGGATCTATGAACAGGTAAACCGGGAGAAACCGCTGCAAAAAGACCTGGTGAGTGTGATGCTGCTCTATGTATTCATGAGGATGGAACAACAACTCAGTCCTGCCGAAAAACACAAATTCCCGGTTTACAATTATACCCTGCTGCGGAACTTTCAGAAATTAATCGAACAGCATTTCACGAACCTGCGGCTGCCCAAAGATTATGCAGACCTGTTGTACATTACGCCCAATCACTTAAATGCCTTATGCAAGGAATACCTGGGGATGCAGGCAGGAGAGGTGATCCGGAATAGAATCCTGCTGGAAGCAAAACGGCTGCTGGTGAGTCAGGACATGACCATTTCTGAGATTTCGGATGAGCTGAGCTTTAACGACAACTCTTATTTTACCAAGTTCTTTAAAAAACTGGTAGGTATGACGCCCGAAGAATTTCGAAAGAACAAGGCCTAA
- a CDS encoding arginine decarboxylase, translated as MENYLEFISGHTALENAGFETTDDALHFHGINLLEVIETYGTPLRFTYLPSISEKIRNMQALFQLAMTAEKYKGSYTYCFCTKSSHFSYVLNEALSNPIGIEISSAFDIPLLSALLDSGKMDQNTLVICNGFKTAAYQQGIVALIRAGNRNIVPILDNKDEFHYYTEHIDQPLKLGVRIASDDRPTSQLYTSRLGIRREEILDFYRSKIEGRTNFKLTTLHFFIDSGISDSRFYWEELDKHVALYCKLSQINPWLSTLDIGGGMPFMDSFDFKFDYLDFVTRIIQRIKAVCQVYGVAEPDLITEFGKYTVAEASGIVYKVLGRKQQNHNEKWLMLDGSFITSLPDTWAIGQQYLLLPVNNLEREQEQVYLGGMTCDGDDYYHSGHDKIFMPKTRKTQYIGFFHTGAYQEVLSGFGGIHHCLLPGPKHILIDRNKDETLNYRVFAEEQNSKQALKILGYI; from the coding sequence ATGGAGAACTATTTGGAATTTATCAGCGGACACACTGCGCTGGAAAATGCTGGTTTTGAGACTACGGATGATGCCCTGCATTTCCATGGGATAAATTTACTGGAGGTAATTGAGACGTATGGAACACCCTTGCGTTTCACTTACCTCCCTTCGATCAGCGAAAAGATCCGAAACATGCAGGCCCTTTTTCAGCTTGCAATGACCGCTGAAAAATACAAAGGCAGCTATACTTATTGCTTTTGTACGAAGAGTTCTCATTTTAGTTATGTGCTGAATGAGGCGCTCAGCAATCCCATCGGCATTGAAATTTCTTCTGCTTTTGACATTCCTTTGCTCAGTGCATTACTGGATTCCGGTAAAATGGATCAAAATACGCTGGTCATTTGTAACGGATTTAAAACCGCAGCCTATCAGCAGGGGATTGTCGCGCTGATCCGGGCGGGAAACCGGAACATCGTTCCCATTCTGGACAATAAAGATGAATTTCATTACTATACCGAACATATAGATCAGCCGCTAAAACTGGGGGTCAGGATTGCTTCTGATGACCGGCCAACTTCCCAGCTGTATACTTCCAGACTGGGGATCAGAAGGGAAGAGATCCTGGATTTTTACCGCAGCAAAATAGAAGGAAGGACGAACTTTAAATTGACTACCCTACATTTCTTTATCGATTCTGGTATTTCTGATTCCCGTTTTTACTGGGAGGAGCTGGATAAACATGTTGCGTTATATTGTAAACTCAGCCAGATCAATCCCTGGTTAAGCACATTGGACATCGGTGGCGGAATGCCTTTTATGGATTCTTTTGATTTTAAATTTGACTACCTCGATTTTGTAACGCGCATTATCCAAAGGATTAAAGCGGTTTGTCAGGTCTATGGGGTGGCAGAGCCGGATCTGATCACCGAGTTCGGGAAGTATACTGTTGCAGAAGCCTCCGGCATTGTCTACAAGGTGCTGGGCCGCAAGCAACAGAACCACAATGAAAAATGGCTGATGCTGGATGGCTCTTTCATCACCAGTTTGCCGGATACCTGGGCCATCGGACAGCAATACCTGTTGCTGCCAGTGAACAACCTGGAAAGGGAGCAGGAACAGGTTTACCTTGGCGGGATGACTTGCGATGGGGATGACTATTACCATTCCGGGCACGACAAAATCTTTATGCCCAAGACAAGAAAAACACAGTACATCGGTTTTTTCCATACCGGAGCTTACCAGGAGGTCCTGAGTGGTTTTGGAGGAATTCATCATTGTCTCTTGCCGGGACCTAAACACATTCTGATCGACCGGAATAAGGATGAAACCTTGAATTACCGGGTCTTTGCAGAGGAGCAAAACAGCAAGCAGGCGCTGAAGATTTTAGGATATATTTAA